In the genome of Anabrus simplex isolate iqAnaSimp1 chromosome 7, ASM4041472v1, whole genome shotgun sequence, the window TGTGATACGATGATATTAAGGTAGGTAGAGGATGAGGCCTAGtgtaggcacatagcctactcttgtcgaataacaccaagaggtctgctcaaggcttaacgtcgacGGACGAACAGCCATcaacatgccctcactccatatgaatactgcgaaGATGTTTGGAATTAGATCCAGGCAATATCTCATGATTagaattgtataccacaacctctccaCTCTGCCGGCCGACCTTCTGATGGAGATTTTTTTTtgtcaccaacgggactcgaaccggttaaccacggtgtcagaccgttaaaGGTCACCAGGTGGGTCGTACCCAAGTGAAACACCGGGCGATTTCTGAAGCGAATTCTATTTTCAAATGGTGGATGTACAGCAGATAGGTATTTTTGACCTTGTTTTAAATTTTACACACTTCTTTGGTGAAGAAAACTTTGAAAACGTGCCTGCGTATAAATTGGTAAAAAAATAAACCCTTTCGCTTCATTTTGTATAGAACTCAATAACATGCGACGGATTGCCTGCCTCTGAAAATTCGGAATTGCTGTTGACATCTTTAATTCACCGGGACCTGGAGAATAAGGCTGACCGCGGGTTGATGACCTCTTCACGGTTCGTAAACATCATATTGAAGTCTTTTTGCCTGTTTTTGCAACACGTAAGCCTATGCCAAAATGAAACGCCTTATAATAAGTCGTTGTGAATTATTTTGAGAATATAGTTCGAAATTTTCTCACACATAATGGGTTGAATCACACATTGTTTAAAACAAATCGAATGTAAAAGAAAGTGCATATTATTATCTTAAAACTAGTGGAAATTCAACCACATCACATTGTAACATCAGATTGGTTTAAAAATTAATCTTAGGTAAAGGAAGTATACAggtctcccgtggtttcccattttcacaccatgtaaatgctggggctgtaccttaattaaggccacggccgcttcccccttgctcattcccatcccatcgtcgccataagacctatctgtgtaagcgCGACGTAAAGCTAAATGTAAGAAAATATATTGTGCCTATATCGTACTTTACATCTAATGAAAATTTTATGTAAAGAACAAAGCTAACTCTCTCGGGGAAATGAAACATTTGCAAACACAATGAACATACGAATAGGAATAATAACTGTCAATGGTGTACAGGattcaagaaagaaataaaaacttacttttagATGCTCATCCGATAAAAACTAACCAATTAAAAAAAACATATGGTGTTGATGTGCTCATTGCTGTCTTAATTTGAATTTTATGCAAACACTGACCCCTCCAGAAATGCTATCATTAATGTCTTCCAAATTTTCTTGAACATCTAATCATTCTACAGCCAATTGTCGGGTCAGCCCCAGCGCCAAGGTAAAAATGTTCATATTGGTGAGGCCTGTCACGAACTTCCGGTGCAGTGACAATGGCAAGTAAAGAATTATAGAATGGAGTATTACTGCAACGAAATACACATGAGAAATTATAGTCACGAAAATTTGaacttaccaagcgagttggctgtgcgcttaggagcacgcagctgtgagcttacatttacATTtcgcagccctgtagatggttttacgTGACTTCCCCagtttacaccaggaaaatgctggggctgtacctaaattaattctacgaccccttccttcccacttctagtcctttcctattccatcgtcgccaaaagacttatctgtgttggtgcgacgttaagccaattgaaaaaaaaaaaacttcggatACAGCTTAAACATACCGAGTTCTATGAACTGAAACCGTGAAAATGCAAtagaaatatctataacaaaagataaaataacattttaaaatggcaATTAAAAATTGCTGACTTGTAATCATACATACACCTCAAACTCATTTCATAAAGCAAGGAAATGTGTATGTGTTGTACTTGGTAAACAATTAAAGGAAATTTGAAGGAAGTTAAACCAGTCTGCATTTGGTGTTGAATCCGGAAGGCCTTCGTGTCCCGCTAGAAGGCAGACATTATTGGTACTGAGACAAGGAGTATCTGAATAGTTCTTTTGTTGAATATCGTTTaaaaagtgcgacgtaaagccaatttgagAAAAAAAGAAATTGAACTTCGAATACAGCGAAAAAATACCTAGTTCTATGAACTGAAACCGTGAAGAGCAATAGAAATATCAATAACAAAAGATAAATAGTAACATTTAAAAATTGCAATTAAAAAATTGCTGACTTGTAATCATACATGCATCTCAAGCTCATTTCATAAATCAAGAAAATGTGACACGTGGAAAGATTACCACACTTGGTAAACAATAAAAGGAAATTCGATGAAAGTTAAAGCAGTCTACATTTCTTGTTGAATCCGGAGGTATTTTGTTGCCTAGACGACTTGGTCTGAGCCAAGGGGGCTCTGAAGAGTTATTTTGTTGAACATCGTTAAAAaatactaagggaaatgttcaataaattttcaatttttttttttgcaattatttaaggaaagactatgAAAACAAAaggtagggaatatgccacctgggtgactgccctaaatgcagatcagtggtgaaaaAATAGTCCTTACCTTGTTTGTGTTGCAGGGTCCGAGATGTGTGCCACCCAATCCGCAACGTACGTCGATAAGCTCCGTATCCATCGTTTCCTGAAGCTAGCATTCTCTAGAGATCTGTAGATGCGATCCATATCCAGTTGTCCATTCTTGTCAGTGAATAATTTAAGAGTAGCTTCGAGACCGCTAGTTTTCCACAGTGTTTGTCCTAGTTCGGAATTTGTAAAATGTAACCAATAATCGTAAAGAATTCCCAATACTGGAGCAAAGACTGAAGGCTTCGAGCTATTGACTTCATCATTTGTTTCACCCCGCTCTTGAGATCCAGACTGCATTAACATTGGGAGAATGTTCATTATTGCCTCAAAGCCTCCCCCGTCTCCACCACTTCTTTGTCCGGTACCTTGCTGGGCGGACAAGAAACTTCCCGCTAGACTCAGCATACTGCCCCAATCAACATTACCCCCTACGTTATCACGCTTGGTTCTTTTCGTCTTGCCTCCATCTATCTCATTGTTATTAACGTCAATATTGTTATTACTGTCTTCGTCTCCGCTGTTCGTCATTTGACTGAACATGCTCATCACAGTCCCGATCAGCTGAGGATCTATACCACCCCCACCGTTGGAGTTAGTCGCCCCCGCGATGAGTGAACCCAGCCCCGATATGATATCAGCTGTGGGATCTCCTGGCTTACTGGTCGCTCCTAGAAGCATATCACCAAGCTGTCGACCTCCATCAGATTGCATGAAGTTCTGTACCAGCCCTCCTATAGCACCTAACCCCGAAGCTGCATTGTTTCCGCCTTGATTTTTTAACTGATCTTGAAGCAAAGCCTTTGCAGCTTCAACGAAAGGATTCGCCTCTTCCTCAGCACGGATTTGCAATGGTATTGTTACAACTAGGATTAAACTTATTATAAAGTAGATTTCACTCCTTCTTATACAACCCATGGTACAAGTCACTTATGATTCGCGAAATTAAAGATTCTTTTCAATGTTGCGCTGTCTTCTTGATCACACTAGTTCAGTCTCACAAAGAGAACGTCACACGAAATCGCCACAGGAGGAGCAGGAGTGAAGCGAACACACGTAGCAGTCGAAGTGAAGGGGCTCCAGCCGAGCTAGCGGTACTTTTATACGAGAGGAATTCCGTACAGGTGAGTTAAGCTGCGCCCGGCTAACTGTGCTGCTCTGCCAATGACCCTTCGTTCGTTCCTTTAGAGACAAGTCATCTACCTGCTGGGTTCTCTACCTTGCCTCAGCTGTTTCGCTTTACTGCGCATGCGTGCAATATTACCGTCTCGCCAGTGTGTGGTGAACACGTACGTAAAGTCGTTAATATCATTAGATAGGAGCAAATAGTTTAACCTAATTCATGGACCAACCTAACGTCATATTCTTGATTGATAGCCATCTTTATGTCAAATACTCTTAGGGAGCAGTCAACCTGAGCTTCGGTAACATATTATCTTTCCATTTTAATTCTAAGATAAAGGATAATACAGTAGTTATAtgaaagtctccgtggctcaggcggcagtgcgtcggcctctcaccgctggataccgtggttcaaatcccggtcactccatctgagagttgtgctggacaaagcggaggtaaaacaggtttttctccgggtactccagttttccctatcatctttcattccagcaacactctccaatatcatttcattccattaatcattcattaatcattatcccagaggagcgcgacaggcttcggcagccggcacatttcctatcctcgccgctagatggggcttcattcattccattcctgacccggtcgagtgactggaaacaggctgtggattttcatttttttcttttcacgGTAGTTATATGAATGTAATTTATCGAAGTATTTTTGGCAGGATTAGAATGACCTATGACCTTgtatttttcaacttgctttacgtcgcaccggcacagataggttttatggcgacaatgggataggttttttttttttgcttgttgctttacgtcgcaccgacacagataggtaggtcttattgcgacaatgggacagggaagggataggagtgggaaggaaacggccgtggccttaattaaaggtacagccccagcatttgcctggtgtgaaaatgggaaaccacggaaaaccatcttcagggttgccgacagtggggctcgaaactactatctcccgaatactggatactggccccacttaagcgactgcagctatcgagctcggtggatgggataggaaagggctaggagatggaaggaagctaccgtgaccttaagtaaggtagaaccccagcatttacctcgtgtgaaaataggaaaccacggaaaaccatcttcagggcagccgagagtggggttcgaacccactatctcccgaatgcaaggtgatagctacgtgacctaaaccgcagaGCCACTTGTTCTTTTGACCTTGCTTTTAACGGTATGACATTTTTAATCGTCCTACGCGAACAGGATTTCACTTGCCATATTAAAATAGAACGAATTGATGTTTCATGATGAGATATTCTCAAGTTTTTGTATTGATTCCTTCAAATATTTATTTGAAAAATACCGTAATACAAAACATGCAAATTTGTCAAATAATGTTGCGTGTTGACATAAATAATAATTGTACGTTAATTGTTTAACGTTCCTCAAATTGCTCTAGATTTTAACAGACTCTTGAATGGAATTGTGCCATCAGGAGTTTATTAACGTGCCGGATGCCAGTGACACGGAGTCGTCAAATTTAAATACCCTCGAATGTCATCGACATCAGCCACTGGCGTCGTTGGCTGTTTACTACTGACAGGGACGGGGGCTGAAATTTATTTCTACCTCACGATTTGAATTCAGTAAACAGAAGTCGAAGTTGAAACTAAACATCTCATCGTAGAGAAAGCAACCACTATGTCGTTAACACGGACAAtgcttttatttcaaattttaagttCCCAGAAGAAAACCTCAATGTTACATGCGCAAATTATCTTCAACTGCTAGGTATAGTCAGTGCTATTTTTCTGGAAGAAAATGTGCCGGTACTCAAACGTACAGTAGATACTACTACAGCAACTATCACACTTCTAACATAAACTCCGATATACCCTCGTCTCCATTATCCACTCCTTTCTCTCGCAAAAGGCTTTCTTTATTTTACGAAAGTGTCGAACGGTCTGGCCAGTCATTATCAGAATCTGTTCCCTTCTGACTTCCTTTCCATCCTTGCATTTGCCTATCCCAGAAGCCAGAAGAcccgcctgtgtcggtgcgacaaatttAAAATTGAAAACCGACAAAATATACTTATTGAcataaagtgttttttttttttttcctttacgtcgcaccgacacagataggtcttatggcgacgatgggattggaaatgcctaggaatgcgaaggaagtggccgtggccttaattaagctacagcattttcctggtgtgtgaatgggaaaccacggaaaaccatcttcagtgctgccgacagtggggttcgaacctactatctctcgattactggatactggtcgcacttaagcgcctgcagctatcgagctcggtttgacatAAAGTAACTACCTACTTACTTTACTCATTTTGAACAATGACTGAACTGATTGAACTTATAGTAGACATTTTCAAAATTCACGCGAACACCTGAATGTTGCAGAGCGGATCTAGAAATAACAGTCTGGTGTTGGAAACAATCGGAAGGAGAACAACTTCCGTTTCTCCGGGTGCGTTACAACTTATGAAACATGTAAGCCTGGtacgaacttcttcttcttcttcttcttcttcttcttcttctctttaccctccagggttggtttttccctcggactcagtgagggatcccacctttaccgcctcagtgtcctggagcgtgagacattgggtcaggggatatacctggggaggattaccagtacctcgcccaggcggcctcacctgttatgctgaacaggggccttgtcgggggatgggaagattggaagggatagacaaggaagaaggaaggaagcagccgtagccttaagttaggtaccatccccgcatttgcctggaggagaagtggggaaaccacggaaaaccacttccaggatcgctgaggtgggaatcgaacccacctctacttagctgacctcccgaggctgagtggaccccgatccagccctcgtaccacttttcaaatttcgtggcagagccgggaatcgaacccgggcttacgggggtgggagctaatcacactaaccactaggcctacaccacagaggcggactggtacgAACTTGCGAGAATGAAAACTGAAAATCATTTCGCGAACACAGTACCatctgctggaatatttataataactttctctgtcaataaatcgcagttttttttttttcacaatcttGGCAAGAAAGGTACCGGTATAGCCCACTACTCTCCGTTTCTGAGGGcccagggttccattcccggcctcTTCGGGTATTTTAACTACGTAgctatagttaattcctctggctcagggattgggtgtttttgttcgtctttATACACTTCTCATCCACttacaacgcaccacactaccaaccacctgaGAAAAACGCAATAATGAATAGATCCCTCCACACagtgttagcgtcaggaagggcatctgaccataacaCTGGGCCAAATTCACAACAATTGTCAGTCTCAATAAATAGGGAAAATGACCATGaggaggaaaataagaagaagaagaatatcttaccTGTTCTACAAATCCGACTGTTGTAgccgaaaatataaaataatatacaatATGTTCATTTATTTCAGCATGTCCTACACATTCGATCGAAAAACAATAAATTAATTCACCAAAAGAAGATCCCCGTGTTACACCAGCTGGCGAACTGACAGTAATCAAAGTTAAGGCCCAGTACTAAACTGTCTTTCTTCAATCATTCTTCAAAACAAAAATCGtcgccactttttttttttaacaccggCTTGGTTTGTATAGCAAAATGCCACATCATTTAGTCTCTGCTGAGTAATAGTATAACGCAAATACGTGTTTAACCAGTGGAGAGCACTGAAACAACTTCTGGCTCACAGCTTGAATTCGGTAAAACTAACAGCAGTCGAAAAGGGGTGGTTATCTACATTTGAAACTAATATCTCATCGCACAGAAGGCATCCACTGCGTCGTTGACACCGGTAATGTCTTTATTATTCAGGAGCAATTTCACCGAGCGAGTGACTGCGGAATTTGGGTTAAGGGTATACGGAAagccctatcttcacaatgttaatttacgtcacatttaaggaacattttctcagaaactGTTTGACGCAGACTCTTgaaaattttatatattataaacAGGCATATTAGCTGtgtactagctgcctctgtggatccgtggtagagtgtcggcctccgga includes:
- the LOC136877565 gene encoding uncharacterized protein; translation: MGCIRRSEIYFIISLILVVTIPLQIRAEEEANPFVEAAKALLQDQLKNQGGNNAASGLGAIGGLVQNFMQSDGGRQLGDMLLGATSKPGDPTADIISGLGSLIAGATNSNGGGGIDPQLIGTVMSMFSQMTNSGDEDSNNNIDVNNNEIDGGKTKRTKRDNVGGNVDWGSMLSLAGSFLSAQQGTGQRSGGDGGGFEAIMNILPMLMQSGSQERGETNDEVNSSKPSVFAPVLGILYDYWLHFTNSELGQTLWKTSGLEATLKLFTDKNGQLDMDRIYRSLENASFRKRWIRSLSTYVADWVAHISDPATQTRYLATAQYMGNSFLKAQGYSKAALFDPAKPGASLSRLVNAVFKRHFGVQINSATYIKPAVTYLQEVFQLGQAKGLSLSHLTPKEIESKLTDTINGEIIEPAMRVWRAYRYGIKHPQCDRYVICTVNQRDDSSLGTGLKPGVTKLASLAASWFLSTNTGTPFWQLYHAATEELHCPTQYPVDCSDFHAEEIKATTEYTHSEL